GGTagctgtctcacacacacacaaacacacacacacacacacacacacacacacacacacacacacacacacacacacacacacacacacacacacacacacgcttagaCACATGTCATAATGGGGACATGTAATACCAATAATGGCCTTTATACACCGGGGGCGTGGCGAATAAacaaaaatgcgaaatactctcctgcgaatattatatgtctagggcttttattgtgaaaggtaggAGCGAAAGGAGTGGATCAGgtctgcctttgtcaaggttgacaggagtaataaagtttgacaCCTTGGTTCGAACtatggagcctctgtgttgttgtttaataACTATAAGTGCAACTCAACCGGTTacacacaacgtgattggttgacgcTTTTATTCGCGAtatgaaagctcagaaaatcaaccttgttgcaaattaatcacacaaacaaaacgccccggtgtgtaaaggccttaagactGCCCTATTACCTTTAGTGTTTTTACtccttatttcttttttttcccacattttTACCTGTGAAATAAAGcgcaaatatttttttgccaaACATATGAGCACTTAAATTAGTAGAAAATCATCTTGGATGTTGTATGGTAGAATGTTTAAGTCATTAAACCATCAAAATTTGTGTTGGAGGTGTGAGTTTGGAGGTAAATCTGTAATTTCCTGTTTAAATCTGcacacattttgatgctaagCTTCCAGTTTCTTTTACAAAATGACGTACAGCATTTTGTTCTCAATATACAAAACTAAAATATtagtaaagaggactttctacaacctaaaagcatGAAAGACCATTCAAAAATATAGAGTCGTCCTCTCAGCCATCTGACTGGTCACAATCAAGCTGTTGTGGCAGGAGATTACTAACTCTAGTAATCTCTAGTAGTGTACATTGCACCCACAGCAACACTTTGACAGGAAAGCATTACTTGTCTTTATTCACTCAGATTCTCCTctaaaactaaatgttttatatttattccgGGGCCGTCCTGGTAATCTGAGATGCATAAACAAGCTTTCTGAATGTTTTCATAGTgataatatttgtgtgtgtgtttacagatcGTGTACAACCTGCTGTCACTGCGCTACAACTCCCGTCTCCGCGTTAAGACGTACACAGATGAGTTAACGCCGGTGGACTCTGCGGTCCCGGTCCACAACGTCGCCAACTGGTACGAGAGGGAGGTGAGTCCCAACCTGGACGCCCAATCAggagcatcatcatcattacagtGTTTATTTAATTCCTCTGACTTTCAGACAAACTGagagtaaaagtgtgtgtgtgtgtgtgtgtgtgtttatgcaggTGTGGGACATGTTTGGCGTGTTCTTTGCCAACCACCCAGACCTGAGGCGTATTCTGACGGACTACGGCTTCGAGGGTCACCCCTTCAGGAAGGACTTCCCTCTCTCTGGATACGTAGAGGTGAGTTCTGCCAGAAACACGACGACTCGGTCAACTTTATTCAGCTTCATCAATGTGGGattcatttataaaaatgtttgtagACAGGATGGACGCTTCTAATCTCAAACTCTGCTGGATCCtgtgatttttatttgtttattgagcTCATGATAATGAATCCAGGGTTGATAGTTTGTGCTGAGAAGGAATAATTTATGGCCTAAATATTTTCTGAAACTGAACAGATTTCCTTGAAAGAATGAATTATTAATTTCAGCACAGAACCCAAATTCATCTTATTTACTTCTCTCTGTCTGAGGATGAAAActtcacattcctgtttttaaatattcatcattATGATCAGGATGTCGCGACAACAAAGGCTTCtcatgtagttttgtttttatagtttccaCCAAGACTTGACAGTTTTTAGTCTTTGAATGTATCAACCATGACCTTGAAAACACTCAAATtactttaaattagggctgtcaaaatatgaaactagaaaccctaatgaaaccattggtaccaaccatttcgtACTAGCTGGTCACGAAGCAGATTAAATAACGCAAATCTCTcataaaggtacattttgaacagataaaaaatgtgattaaatatttaaattgattgacagccttgcATTAAATATAACTAACAGGTTTTATGACGATCGGACAGACGCTCATTCATTTACGTCCAAATCTGTTGCGTTTGTAGCGCCTCCTAGTGGTCGATTTGAGTAAAACTTTCAGGGTATGTTTCAGGTACTTATGTGGACATATTTCTTGATGATTGGCCCAAAGGTTGTTGACTTTAGTCTTTAGTCAGTTATGTGCTGAGCCACGCTCTTGTAAAGCTCATTAGTCAATATCGTCAAAACACAATTTGTTTTGCTCCCCTGTGGGGCTTACAACAACTTGCCAACTGAAgcatgttttctctctgcaggtgCGTTACGACGATGAGCTGAAGCGTGTGGTGGCGGAGCCCGTGGAGCTGTCGCAGGAGTTCAGGAAGTTTGACCTGAACTCGCCGTGGGAGGTGTTCCCCGCCCACCGAGAGCCCAAAGAGGCCGCGCCCAAACTGGAGGCTGGCGACGCCGCACCTGAGAAGAAATGATGTCCCTCTGTCTGTTAGTGTTATTCTGGGACTCCCAGCACTCTGAACAAACACACTTGAaatatttatgtaaataaaaatactaataaaacaaccttaaaaagagattttaagttgctgtgtgttttttcaagACTGCAAAACCATTCATGTTCAAAAGTATGTGGATACCTGAACATTAGACCTTTATGTGATTGTTGAACATCTCATGAACATTAATAATACAACATgttactgttgtagttggttgaggtggagctcgTTTTGAACTAATAGCTAATGGTTTGTAAAAATTGTGTAAATATTGAGAAATGTTGTCACAATGACCTAAAGCCCAAAGTGACTCCTCCAAGTTCAAGTTCTTTA
Above is a genomic segment from Sebastes umbrosus isolate fSebUmb1 chromosome 2, fSebUmb1.pri, whole genome shotgun sequence containing:
- the ndufs3 gene encoding NADH dehydrogenase [ubiquinone] iron-sulfur protein 3, mitochondrial; this encodes MAASLVRFARGGLGRSFNFARSSCLLQQQQSRLQSSTTETSPTVRPKDAVTHSQLAAFGEFVAEMMPKYIQQVQVTCYNELEFMIHPDGVIPVLTFLRDHTNAQFRSMIDLTAVDIPSRQNRFEIVYNLLSLRYNSRLRVKTYTDELTPVDSAVPVHNVANWYEREVWDMFGVFFANHPDLRRILTDYGFEGHPFRKDFPLSGYVEVRYDDELKRVVAEPVELSQEFRKFDLNSPWEVFPAHREPKEAAPKLEAGDAAPEKK